The segment ACTTGAAAAACCTTACCATAAGATAGGATATGCCCTGCAATTTCTATATTTAAAAAATAAAGGAGTAAGCATTATCGAATTAAACAATAAAATCCCCCAAAATATAATTAATTATGTTGCATTGCAGCTTAATTGTGATCCTGGATTTCTTGATAAGTACTGGGAAATAAAAAATACTAAAAGACGGCATTTTAAAGAGATATGTGAAATATTGAAAGTTTCAAAATTTGAACAGAGTGCTGTTTTAATTAAAGAAATGCACAAAATTATTCTTTTCAATGGAAATTACTTAAATATGGTAAGAGATCTTTTGTATTATATGATAAATGCTAAAATAGTTCCACCTACAATTTCAGTGATAGAACATCTTTTATGGCTAGCCAATGAAAAAGGTGAAATTGAAATATATAAAAATATAACTGCACAAATATCCGATAGAGAAAAATTGAGAGAGCTCTTAACTGTGGAAGAAAATGGGTTTTCTATTTATTCCAGAATAAAAAATACAACAGTCAATCCCAGTTCAAATGGGATAAAAGAATTACTAAGGCTGATTAAAGAGTTAGAAAAATTTGGAAGGGTAGTAGATCTAAGTTTTTTAAGTGAAAGTAGACAAAGATATTTTTATCTTGAGATTCAACGTTCTGATAAATTTCGAATAGACAAATTTCGTAATATTGACAAAAAAGATGCATATCTGGCAATGTTTATACACTTCAAAAGGAAAGAATTTATAGATATGATAATAGAAACTACTTCGTTTTATACCCATACTGTTATGAAAAGAAGTAAGAAAAAAACAAAAGAACACAATTTAAAAAAACATATGAAATTAAAACTGAATTCTGAAAAACTTATAGAAGTCATAGAAAATATATTGGAAATAAAACAGCTGGAAGAACTTCAGGTATATCAGGAAAAGCTTCTTTTACTGAAAGAGGAATTAGATTCTCAGGAAAATCATATGGAAGATATTGATTTCCTGATAAAATCCCATAAAAATTTTAATTATTTTAATGAATTTTTGGAATGCATAGAGTTCGATACTTACACCAAAACTGAATTTATAAAACAACTAAAAATTTTTTCAAAATTAAAAAATAAGAAGAAAATAAATATAGATATTTCAGTTTTTAATTCCCAATGGCGTAATTATATAAAGAAATTCAAGTATAACCAGAAAATTATAGAATTGGCATTTCTTTATTCTATAAGGGACTACGTAAGATCTGGGGATATTTTTGTAAAAGAAAGTAAAAAATATAATAGTTTTGATCATTATTTAATAGAGTCACAAAAAGAATCGGATATTAAAGAAGTACAATCATTTATAAAAGAATTAAAACAACTATTTAAAATACCAGAAGATTTGAATTTCAGCCTGGAAATAATTCAAAATGAAAAAACAAAGTTTAGTGACAAAATTTATAGTTATTTTCCTAAAATATCTATGATTGAGATTCTCTATGAAGTAAATTCTTGGACAAATGTATTTGAAGATATAAGAGAAATTGATAGGAAATCTCAGGATAAATATAAATTATTCATTGCAACATTAATGTCAAATGGACATAATATAGGTTTTGCAAAGATGGCAATTTCAAGTTCTATAAATGAAGCTTTGTTAAGAAGAACAAATGAATTTTATTTTAATAATGAAACATTGTTAAAAATGCAGAAAACATTGGTGAATTATCATCATTCACTTAAAATTGTGAATAATTGGGGTGCTGGGGAAAAATCTTCTTCAGATGGAATGAGAATTCCAATAAACTCTAAAACAATTTATGCAGATTATAA is part of the Sebaldella sp. S0638 genome and harbors:
- a CDS encoding Tn3 family transposase, giving the protein MVEEKNLNDNFTLTNDEFSKIDRLEKPYHKIGYALQFLYLKNKGVSIIELNNKIPQNIINYVALQLNCDPGFLDKYWEIKNTKRRHFKEICEILKVSKFEQSAVLIKEMHKIILFNGNYLNMVRDLLYYMINAKIVPPTISVIEHLLWLANEKGEIEIYKNITAQISDREKLRELLTVEENGFSIYSRIKNTTVNPSSNGIKELLRLIKELEKFGRVVDLSFLSESRQRYFYLEIQRSDKFRIDKFRNIDKKDAYLAMFIHFKRKEFIDMIIETTSFYTHTVMKRSKKKTKEHNLKKHMKLKLNSEKLIEVIENILEIKQLEELQVYQEKLLLLKEELDSQENHMEDIDFLIKSHKNFNYFNEFLECIEFDTYTKTEFIKQLKIFSKLKNKKKINIDISVFNSQWRNYIKKFKYNQKIIELAFLYSIRDYVRSGDIFVKESKKYNSFDHYLIESQKESDIKEVQSFIKELKQLFKIPEDLNFSLEIIQNEKTKFSDKIYSYFPKISMIEILYEVNSWTNVFEDIREIDRKSQDKYKLFIATLMSNGHNIGFAKMAISSSINEALLRRTNEFYFNNETLLKMQKTLVNYHHSLKIVNNWGAGEKSSSDGMRIPINSKTIYADYNSHYGNKGGAMYRHISDQYTPFYIQMLEGRDSNHVLDGLLYHGTSLEIYDHSTDTAGYTEQMFALTYLLGFNFKPRIKNVEQQQLYSFENVTINNIKFQKINEKIIIENYNEIIRLIESIRCGKVKASLILQKINSYNRNNGIAKGLKEIGRILKTRYILEYLTNGDLRKEVQKMLNKGESINS